The following DNA comes from Flavisolibacter ginsenosidimutans.
CCTTTGGCGAGATCAAAACGAAAACCATCAAGTTTGTAGTTCTGTAACCAGTGTTCAACAATTCTTCCCACATAATATTTTGTATCGGCGCTTTCGTGGTTCATGTCGTAACCAACGTTGTACGCATGCTTCGGCACGGGGTTAAACCAGGGGTTGTTGGCAGCCGGACGATTGTTTGCCGCATCCCAATACAACTGCACCATCGGCGATGAACCAAAGGAGTGATTCAATGCAATGTCCATGATCACGGCAATGCCGCGACGATGGCAACTGTCCACAAAACGTTTAAGCGTGTTTGCCGGGCCATAATATTTATCGGGAGCGAAATAAAAATCAGGATTGTAGCCCCAACTGTTGTTGCCTTCAAATTCGTTGAAAGGCATTACTTCAATCGCATTCACGCCGAGCTTTTGTAAATAATTCAAACTATCCTGAATTGTCTTCCAATCGTGTGCTGCTACAAAATCTCTTACCAATAACTCATAAATCATGAGGCCTTTTTTATCGGGATGGTTAAAAGTATTTACGCTCCACGTGTATGTAGGTGCAGACGTTTGCAACACGCTTACAATGCCCGTTTGTCCCGTAGGATAAGTTTTCAAACCCGGATAAGTTGTCGATGAAATGCCGGCATCGTTATTCGGATCGAGAATTTTTTCAGCGTAAGGATCAGCAATTTTTATAGTGCCGTCCACAACGTATTGATAACCGTATTCGGTGCCCGCAGTAAGATTGTTCAGCGTTATCCAGAAAAATTTTCCGTCGGGTGTTTTGTTCATGATGGCTGGCGTCCAGTTGTTGAACTCACCCATCACCGTTGCATAACCTTTGCCCGGCGCACGCAGCACCAACGTTACGGATGTGCCGCTATTGTAATTGATACCGTCACGAATACCTGCAGGCAAAGCCACAACGGGTGAAACACCAATGAAAATATTGATCGTGTCGTATTTGGTCGTGGTGCCGTCATTCGCCTCGGCTACAACCTGCTGATTGCCTGCAGCGGTGATAGTAGACGTTCCTAAAAGCGTGGTAACGTTTGAAGCCGAAGCTATCATGGTCCCGTTGTGATAAAGTTTCATCGCTGAAGGCTTGTTCGCATCGGCACTGATGGTAAAGGAAGTGCCTAACGACCAGGATTGTTGTTCCGGTGTAGGTACGTATCGAGGTTCTGTTGGCGGTTGCGTTAGTCGCACAGCCAGTGACGATGTATAGATTGGAATATACATGTCGCTGCCGTCGCTGTTGCGCTGCACACGACTATTGTCTCCGGCGCCGTTACGGAAAAGAATGGCAATCTTTTGAATGGTTTCTGTGGCATCAGTAATGCCGAAGAAATTGTGTAAGCTGCCGGTGATGGTGTATGTCCATTTGTTGTTGCCGATGTAAACTGCGTTCGCCGCGGCCGGCGTCGTGGCCCAAGTGAACTTCACGTATTTCCAATCCGATGAAGAAGTACTCTTGTTTGTAATGACACCGATGTGAACGTAAACATCGGTTGTTGCGGAATAATTGTACAAACCCTGGTTGCCTTTGCTGGCATCCATTGTTATCACCAGCGTTTGCGAAGCGTTGTTTTCGGTTGGGAAAGAAGGTGTCCAGGTAAGCAGTTGCGAATAGCAAAGAAGCCCGCAAAAGCTTGCGGCAATAACCAGCAGCAATCGTTTCATAATAGCGTTTCTCCGGCTAAAGATAGCAGGAATATGTACGAATTACACATTAGCCGGAAAAATTTTTTCGCCCCTATTTTTACACGCATGAACGCCGATGTAAAAACGCTCCAACAAGCCACGCTGGAACTGCTGAAAGAAATTAAAGAAGACAAACTGTCCACAAAAGGTATTGACCGGCTTCGCAACGTATTGCGCTTTCACGAGCACCGGTATTACGTGCAAAGCGATCCGCTGATTTCGGATTTTGAATACGACACTTTGTACAAAGGGCTTGAGGTATTAGAAAAGGAAGCGCCGGATTTAATTACACCGGATTCTCCTACCCAACGTGTGGCCAAAGGGTTAACGAAAGACTTTCCGAACGTGCCGCACTTGGTGCCCATGCTATCGCTCGACAACTCATACGACAGCGAAGATCTTTTGGACTTTGACCGCAAGGCAAGAGAACTAACGGGCTTAAATGAAATTGAATACTGCGTTGAACCAAAGTTTGACGGCGCCAGCATCTCATTGATTTACGAAGGCGATGGCTTGGAAAGAGGCGCTACCCGCGGCGACGGCGTTCGCGGCGACGACATCACACCAAACATCAAACAAATCAGAACCATTCCGCTGTCGGCAAAATTTTCTGACTACGGTTTGCAAACGGTAGAGATACGCGGCGAGGTTTTGATCAACAAGAACAACTTTAAAAAATTCAACGAAGGATTGACCGAGCAAGGGCTTGCACCTTTAGCAAACCCGCGCAACGCTGCTGCAGGAACGTTGCGTATCAAGGATCCCTTAGAAGTAAAACGAAGAAACCTTGAAGCTTTCGTTTATCACGTTAGTTATTATGTAACGGATGACGGGTTACGGATGACGGATGACAGCGAGAGAGACGACAGCAAAGAAACACCGTCATCCGTCAACAGTCATCTGTCATCTTCACTCCTCACACATTCCGGCACACTGGACATGCTTTGGAGCCTCGGCTTTCGTTCTCCTGCAAAAGAAAAAAAAGTGTTGAAAGGCATACAAGCCGTGATTGATTATTGCAACGAATTTGAATCGCAACGCGATGACCTTCCTTATGAAATAGACGGCATGGTAATTAAAGTAAACGACTTTGAACTGCAGGACAAGATGGGCATGACCACGCACCATCCGCGGTGGGCAATGGCCTATAAATTCAAAGCAAGGCAAGCCACTTCGAAATTGCTTCGCATCGAATATCAAATTGGCCGCACGGGCAATGTGGGTCCTGTTGCCAAGATTGAACCCGTGCACATCGGCGGTGTAACGGTCAGTTCCGTTTCACTTTTCAATGAAGACGTGATTCGCGAAAAAGACATTCGCATTGGCGATACGGTTTTGGTAGAAAGAGCGGGTGATGTGATTCCGTACATCGTGAAAGCATTGACCGAGTTGCGTACGGGCAACGAACAGCCAATTGTTTTTCCGAAATGTTGTCCTTCCTGCGGCGATGAAATTGTGCGCACCGCCGAAGAAGCCGCGTGGCGTTGTGTGAACATCAATTGTCCTGCGCAAGTGCTGGAGCGATTGATGCACTTTGCGTCGAAAGACGCGATGGACATTCGCGGTCTCGGCGAAGCCAATATCAAAAAGTTTTACGACCTCGGCTTGCTTAAATCTATCCCCCAGATTTATCAATTAGACTTTGAGGCTCTCAGCAAGCTCGAAGGTTTTGGAAAAAAGTCAATTGAAAACCTGCAAGCGGCAATCGCCAATTCAAAATCGCAGCCGCTGCACCGTTTGATTTTTGCACTGGGCATTCGCTTCGTAGGCGAAACAATCGCGAAGACATTGGCCAATGCCGTCAACCATTTGCTTGACTTGAAAAACTTTGACGAAGAGAAATTAAAAACGTTGGAAGACGTTGGGCCGAAAGTAGCGGGCAGCGTGGTGCAGTTTTTTGCCAACGAAGACAACATCCACATGCTTCACGAACTGGAAAGCCTGGGCCTTCAACTGAAGAATGAAAAGAAGGAAGCGGCCAGCGACGGCAATCTTGACGGACAAAGTTTTTTGTTCACCGGTACTTTGCACAAATTAAAACGCAGCGACGCCGAAGAATTGGTGGAAAAGAACGGCGGCAAGATTGTTTCCGGAGTGAGCAGCAAGCTGAATTATTTGGTTGTAGGCGATGATGCCGGCAGCAAGCTGGAAAAAGCTAAGAAGATTGCGAGCATAAGAATTTTAAGCGAAGACCAGTTTTTGGAGATGGTGAACACCTGATGCCGTGTAGCGCTTCGCGCAAAGATGCAAAGCAATACGTTGCGAAGAATGGCAGGGAAGCGTTTAAGGCGTGTCGTTTACACGGTTTCATTTTGCAATTGATACCTGCGAAACGTGTTTAGTAAAGCATCAACCGTTTTTCTTCTTTCATAACCTGCTTCAAAAATATTTGCCACTTCTGTTTTCAATTCGTTGTCGCCTTTTTCGGAGAGAAAGATTTCGATTGCGTTGACGGTTTCCGAAAATTGCTTATCCAGTTGCATACGGCTGTTAATGGCTTCATCGTTCGTTTCGGAAAGACTTGCCGCTGTAGCCGCAACGGATTCTGCAGCCTCTAACCGCAGACTGGTGTTGCTTTCCCTTGCATACAAATCATCCAGGTTACGAACGATGCTCTCCAAACTGGCCGCTTTCGTTTCTCGCAAACCTTCGTACAAATAATCCTTCCGCTTCAACTCAAAGTTTCGTCCCAAATACAATTTCTTCACGTCTTCGTTTATGGCCAGTTCTTCCGCCGTACCGTGCTGAAAAATTTTTCCTTCGATCAGCAAATAAGCACGGTCGCAAATGGAAAGCGTTTCGGTTACGTTGTGATCGGTAATCAGGATGCCGATGTTTTTGTATTTGAGTTTAGCAACGATGGCCTGAATGTCTTCCACCGCAATGGGGTCAATGCCCGCAAAGGGTTCGTCGAGCAAAATAAATTTGGGATCAACGGCCAGTGCACGGGCAATTTCGGTACGTCGTCGCTCGCCACCGCTCAATACGTCGCCGGGACTTTTGCGTACGTGATGCAGACGAAATTCATCCAGCAAACTTTCGAGTTTTTCTTTCTGTTGCTTGCGCGAAAGCTTCGTCATTTCCAGCACCGCACTGATGTTATCTTCCACACTCAACTTTCGAAATACCGAAGCCTCTTGCGGCAAATAACCAATGCCCAACTGCGCCCGCTTGTACATGGCCAGTTTGGTAATGTCCTCGTCGTCCAGGTACACAGCGCCTTCGTCGGGCTTGATCAAACCCACAACCATGTAAAACGTGGTGGTTTTGCCGGCGCCGTTGGGCCCCAGTAAGCCCACAATTTCTCCTTGCCTTACTTCAACAGATGCGTGGTTCACCACCGTGCGTTTGCCGTAGCGCTTCACCAAGTCGTGTGTATGAATGCGGATGCTCATGGGGCGAAAATAGTTGAGTAGTTGATTGGTTGAGCAGTTGACTGGTTGAGCAAGCCGGCCTTTAACAAATCAACGGATCAACCAATCAACTGCTCAACTTCCAATTATCCCTCTCAACACCTAAGTTTGCATCCTTTATGAAAGTAATTGACTACATCAACGAGGCGAACGGAAAGACCCTGGTTTCGTTTGAGATATTGCCGCCACTCAAAGGCAAAGGCATTAATGCCCTGTGGGAACATCTTGATCCGCTCATGGAATTCAAGCCTTCGTTTATCAACGTAACGTACCACCGCAGCGAAAGCATGTTCAAGAAAAAGCCCGACGGCACTTTTGACAAAGTGGAAGTGCGCAAGCGTCCTGGCACGGTAGGCATTTGCGCCGCGCTGATGAACCGCTACAAAGTAGATGCGGTGGCGCACCTCATTTGCGGCGGCTTTTCCAAGCAAGAAACCGAAGACGCACTTATTGATTTGCATTTTCTGGGTGTGAACAACGTGCTGGTGCTGCGCGGCGATGCGCCAAAGAACGAAAGCTCTTTTGAGCCCGAACCCGGGGGCCACCGTTATGCCATTGAGTTGATGCAACAGGTAAACAACATGAACAACGGCATT
Coding sequences within:
- the metF gene encoding methylenetetrahydrofolate reductase [NAD(P)H]; the protein is MKVIDYINEANGKTLVSFEILPPLKGKGINALWEHLDPLMEFKPSFINVTYHRSESMFKKKPDGTFDKVEVRKRPGTVGICAALMNRYKVDAVAHLICGGFSKQETEDALIDLHFLGVNNVLVLRGDAPKNESSFEPEPGGHRYAIELMQQVNNMNNGIYLEEDLKNATKTNFCIGVAGYPEKHFEAPNMQTDLAFLKAKVDAGAEYIVTQMFFDNQKYFAFVKSCRDAGINVPVIPGLKPIYTKKQLSIIPRTFHVDIPEELSSDLLKCKTDAEVEVVGQEWLLKQSKELKAAGVPVLHYYTLGKPNVVANVVREL
- the lptB gene encoding LPS export ABC transporter ATP-binding protein, coding for MSIRIHTHDLVKRYGKRTVVNHASVEVRQGEIVGLLGPNGAGKTTTFYMVVGLIKPDEGAVYLDDEDITKLAMYKRAQLGIGYLPQEASVFRKLSVEDNISAVLEMTKLSRKQQKEKLESLLDEFRLHHVRKSPGDVLSGGERRRTEIARALAVDPKFILLDEPFAGIDPIAVEDIQAIVAKLKYKNIGILITDHNVTETLSICDRAYLLIEGKIFQHGTAEELAINEDVKKLYLGRNFELKRKDYLYEGLRETKAASLESIVRNLDDLYARESNTSLRLEAAESVAATAASLSETNDEAINSRMQLDKQFSETVNAIEIFLSEKGDNELKTEVANIFEAGYERRKTVDALLNTFRRYQLQNETV
- the ligA gene encoding NAD-dependent DNA ligase LigA; its protein translation is MYELHISRKNFFAPIFTRMNADVKTLQQATLELLKEIKEDKLSTKGIDRLRNVLRFHEHRYYVQSDPLISDFEYDTLYKGLEVLEKEAPDLITPDSPTQRVAKGLTKDFPNVPHLVPMLSLDNSYDSEDLLDFDRKARELTGLNEIEYCVEPKFDGASISLIYEGDGLERGATRGDGVRGDDITPNIKQIRTIPLSAKFSDYGLQTVEIRGEVLINKNNFKKFNEGLTEQGLAPLANPRNAAAGTLRIKDPLEVKRRNLEAFVYHVSYYVTDDGLRMTDDSERDDSKETPSSVNSHLSSSLLTHSGTLDMLWSLGFRSPAKEKKVLKGIQAVIDYCNEFESQRDDLPYEIDGMVIKVNDFELQDKMGMTTHHPRWAMAYKFKARQATSKLLRIEYQIGRTGNVGPVAKIEPVHIGGVTVSSVSLFNEDVIREKDIRIGDTVLVERAGDVIPYIVKALTELRTGNEQPIVFPKCCPSCGDEIVRTAEEAAWRCVNINCPAQVLERLMHFASKDAMDIRGLGEANIKKFYDLGLLKSIPQIYQLDFEALSKLEGFGKKSIENLQAAIANSKSQPLHRLIFALGIRFVGETIAKTLANAVNHLLDLKNFDEEKLKTLEDVGPKVAGSVVQFFANEDNIHMLHELESLGLQLKNEKKEAASDGNLDGQSFLFTGTLHKLKRSDAEELVEKNGGKIVSGVSSKLNYLVVGDDAGSKLEKAKKIASIRILSEDQFLEMVNT
- a CDS encoding alpha-amylase family glycosyl hydrolase, whose translation is MKRLLLVIAASFCGLLCYSQLLTWTPSFPTENNASQTLVITMDASKGNQGLYNYSATTDVYVHIGVITNKSTSSSDWKYVKFTWATTPAAANAVYIGNNKWTYTITGSLHNFFGITDATETIQKIAILFRNGAGDNSRVQRNSDGSDMYIPIYTSSLAVRLTQPPTEPRYVPTPEQQSWSLGTSFTISADANKPSAMKLYHNGTMIASASNVTTLLGTSTITAAGNQQVVAEANDGTTTKYDTINIFIGVSPVVALPAGIRDGINYNSGTSVTLVLRAPGKGYATVMGEFNNWTPAIMNKTPDGKFFWITLNNLTAGTEYGYQYVVDGTIKIADPYAEKILDPNNDAGISSTTYPGLKTYPTGQTGIVSVLQTSAPTYTWSVNTFNHPDKKGLMIYELLVRDFVAAHDWKTIQDSLNYLQKLGVNAIEVMPFNEFEGNNSWGYNPDFYFAPDKYYGPANTLKRFVDSCHRRGIAVIMDIALNHSFGSSPMVQLYWDAANNRPAANNPWFNPVPKHAYNVGYDMNHESADTKYYVGRIVEHWLQNYKLDGFRFDLAKGFTQKQTCDASGNNCDVNAWSAYDSSRVKIWKGYYDTVQNKSSNAYVILEHFAADNEEIDLSNYGMMLWGNMNDSYAQASMGYADRWDFSRAIHSVRGWTQPHLVAYAESHDEERIVYKNVTYGNSSGSYNIKDTTTALKRAEQTAVFLLTIPGPKMIWQFGELGYSYSINTCTNTSLIADSCRLTPKPIRWDYLNDSRRKNLYNVYSALNKLRFDSRYLGAFQTGAITRDFSGAFKWLKVATANDTADVVVIGNFDVVAQTGSVTFPTAGNWYDYFGNFIQTTTASAQSFTLQPGEYHVYVNRNVNNVTATPVSNVPWNGTTLEAKLYPNPAFANNTTYLEVKLPQSGKTTVELYNSVGQQVRKLYNGILNNGTKVLSLPALHLPAGTYFLKVQAKEKTKTLSLTLQ